In Hamadaea flava, a genomic segment contains:
- a CDS encoding S8 family serine peptidase: MSAKRGTLVLVAAGLIGLVTSAPAYADGVRSQQWYLSSLDLPAAHAVTKGTGVVVAVVDSGVDVTHPDLQGSVLSGTETAGTKDADGRGTALASLVAGHGHGAGGADGVLGVAPGAQILPVAFAPKAGEAGDPAALAAGIDLAVSKGAKVVCVGRGVAPNPRLREAVEDALDADVLVVAADGDVPNGVFSPWPSSILGVLTAIPLDRAGNVAVPPASRQTSGVGVPGTDLISATSGGGYRLQTGATGTGLLCGAAALVRSAYPQMSAEQVADRLRETATDKGTVGPDSQYGAGVLNLKAALAGATAAPSGSPSASHAVVTPEQRPVGVALTESRDWRRWLVVVPLVIFLAGLGAYAFRRKA, translated from the coding sequence ATGTCTGCCAAGCGTGGCACCCTCGTCCTGGTCGCCGCCGGCCTGATCGGGCTGGTCACCAGCGCCCCGGCGTACGCCGACGGGGTCCGTTCCCAGCAGTGGTACCTGTCCTCGCTGGACCTTCCGGCGGCGCACGCCGTCACGAAGGGGACCGGCGTGGTCGTGGCCGTGGTCGACTCCGGAGTGGACGTCACTCATCCCGATCTGCAGGGCTCGGTCCTGTCCGGGACGGAGACCGCCGGGACGAAGGACGCCGACGGGCGGGGGACCGCGCTCGCCTCGCTGGTGGCCGGGCACGGCCATGGCGCGGGCGGGGCTGACGGCGTACTCGGGGTCGCGCCGGGCGCCCAGATCCTGCCGGTCGCCTTCGCCCCCAAGGCAGGCGAGGCGGGCGACCCGGCAGCCCTGGCCGCCGGCATCGACCTGGCCGTCTCCAAGGGCGCCAAAGTGGTCTGCGTAGGCCGTGGCGTCGCGCCGAACCCGCGGCTGCGAGAGGCCGTCGAGGACGCCCTCGACGCCGACGTCCTCGTGGTGGCGGCCGACGGCGACGTGCCCAACGGGGTGTTCTCGCCGTGGCCGTCGTCCATCCTGGGCGTGCTGACCGCCATCCCGCTCGACCGCGCGGGCAACGTCGCCGTGCCGCCGGCCAGCCGCCAGACCAGCGGTGTCGGCGTACCGGGGACGGACCTCATCTCCGCCACCTCCGGCGGCGGCTACCGGCTGCAAACGGGGGCCACCGGCACCGGCCTCCTCTGCGGCGCGGCCGCGCTCGTGCGGTCGGCGTACCCGCAGATGTCGGCCGAGCAGGTCGCCGACCGGCTGCGGGAGACGGCGACCGACAAGGGCACGGTCGGCCCCGACAGCCAATACGGTGCGGGCGTGCTGAACCTGAAGGCGGCGTTGGCGGGGGCGACCGCCGCGCCGAGCGGGTCGCCGAGCGCCTCGCACGCCGTGGTCACGCCGGAGCAGCGCCCGGTCGGGGTCGCCCTGACGGAGAGCCGCGATTGGCGCAGATGGCTCGTCGTCGTGCCACTGGTGATCTTCCTCGCGGGGCTCGGCGCGTACGCCTTCCGCCGCAAGGCTTGA
- a CDS encoding M16 family metallopeptidase, with protein sequence MALAIEIPRTRYPVEQFTLPNGLRVVLAPDASAPVIGVAVVYDVGIRSEPEGRTGFAHLFEHLMFQGSANLEKLAHFRHVQGAGGTFNGSTHLDYTDYFETLPSNALERALFLEADRMRGPRLTEENLRNQVDVVKEEIRVNVLNRPYGGFPWLKLPPVMFDSFPNAHDGYGSFVDLESATVADAADFFQRFYACGNAVLSVAGDLDVDETRKLVEKHFGDVEARPAPVRPDFSEPDLTSERRESYTDRLAPLPAVASAWRVPDPATDLQGYLAYVVLAEVLTDGDASRLVERLVLKDRTVTSVGGYIGFMGEPFEVRDPTALLLQSHLPPGGNIDRVLATVDEELDRLATDGLVAGELARTQARMATHLLRDNDAALNRALRMAVLEQQRGDANLLNELPHLIASVTDEQIVTAAAALRPNRRASVEVIPGAGNGANGAAQGDEQ encoded by the coding sequence GTGGCTTTGGCGATCGAGATCCCGCGCACCCGCTATCCCGTCGAACAGTTCACTCTTCCCAACGGCCTGCGGGTGGTGCTCGCCCCGGACGCCAGCGCCCCGGTGATCGGGGTGGCCGTCGTCTACGACGTCGGCATCCGCTCCGAGCCCGAGGGCCGCACCGGCTTCGCGCACCTCTTCGAGCATCTGATGTTCCAGGGCAGCGCCAACCTGGAGAAGCTGGCGCACTTCCGGCACGTGCAGGGCGCGGGCGGCACCTTCAACGGCTCGACCCACCTGGACTACACCGACTACTTCGAGACGTTGCCGAGCAACGCGCTCGAGCGGGCGCTCTTCCTGGAGGCCGACCGCATGCGCGGGCCGCGCCTGACCGAGGAGAACCTGCGGAATCAGGTCGACGTGGTCAAGGAGGAGATCCGGGTCAACGTGCTCAACCGGCCCTATGGCGGTTTCCCCTGGCTGAAGCTGCCGCCGGTCATGTTCGACTCGTTCCCCAACGCGCACGACGGCTACGGGTCCTTCGTCGACCTGGAGTCGGCGACCGTCGCGGACGCGGCCGACTTCTTCCAGCGCTTCTACGCCTGCGGCAACGCGGTGTTGTCGGTCGCCGGCGACCTCGACGTCGACGAGACCCGCAAGCTCGTCGAGAAGCACTTCGGCGATGTCGAGGCCCGCCCCGCCCCGGTACGCCCGGACTTCAGCGAGCCCGATCTCACCAGCGAGCGCCGGGAGTCCTACACCGACCGGCTGGCCCCGTTGCCGGCGGTCGCCTCGGCCTGGCGCGTGCCGGACCCGGCCACGGATCTGCAGGGTTACCTGGCGTACGTGGTCCTCGCCGAGGTGCTGACCGACGGCGACGCCTCCCGCCTGGTCGAGCGGCTGGTCCTCAAGGACCGTACGGTCACCAGCGTCGGCGGCTACATCGGCTTCATGGGCGAGCCCTTCGAGGTCCGCGACCCCACCGCGTTGCTGCTCCAGTCGCACCTGCCCCCGGGCGGGAACATCGACCGCGTACTCGCGACCGTCGACGAGGAGCTGGACCGCCTCGCCACCGACGGCCTGGTCGCCGGAGAACTGGCCCGGACGCAGGCCCGGATGGCGACGCATCTGCTGCGGGACAACGACGCCGCGCTCAACCGTGCCCTGCGGATGGCCGTCCTGGAGCAGCAGCGCGGCGACGCGAACCTGCTCAACGAGCTGCCGCACCTGATCGCCTCGGTGACCGACGAGCAGATCGTCACCGCCGCGGCGGCGCTGCGCCCGAACCGGCGCGCTTCCGTCGAGGTCATCCCCGGTGCCGGAAACGGCGCCAACGGCGCAGCCCAAGGAGACGAGCAGTGA
- a CDS encoding M16 family metallopeptidase, whose amino-acid sequence MTHTLPDLGPNRPLTLPPQAEKTLANGLTVIAIRRAAVPLVEVRLRIPFAGADLARSALLANTLFSGTAELTTVQIAAELQAVGGALGAGVDPDRAMISGNSLASGLDRLMEILAQVLTGATYPESEVETERARLVDRIQIAHSQPSHLARVALLKRMYGDHPYAVQTPSVAQAQAVDRDQLLGLHGARLHPFGAHLILVGDLDPEKVIEVAERRLGDWSGNGAPVELPATPALVPGPLLLADRPDSVQSSLRIALPAVPRMHPDHAALQLANLVFGGYFSSRWVENIREDKGYTYGPHSLIDHSIAGSALLVSAEVATEVTAPALVETLYELGRIATTPVEAAELEQARQYALGTLQLGMSTQSGLAGLASTYAGYGLRLDFLAEHSARLAAASIADVAAAAEKYLGPAKGVVVVLGDAKVVQESLSAVAPVTVQAATQE is encoded by the coding sequence GTGACCCACACGCTTCCCGACCTCGGCCCCAACCGGCCGCTGACGCTCCCGCCGCAGGCGGAGAAGACGCTGGCCAACGGGCTGACCGTGATCGCGATCCGGCGTGCGGCCGTCCCGCTCGTGGAGGTCCGCCTGCGGATCCCGTTCGCCGGGGCCGACCTGGCCCGGTCCGCGCTGCTGGCCAACACGCTCTTCTCCGGCACCGCGGAGCTGACGACCGTTCAGATCGCGGCCGAGCTGCAGGCGGTCGGCGGTGCGCTCGGCGCGGGGGTCGACCCCGACCGGGCGATGATCTCGGGCAACTCGCTCGCTTCCGGGCTCGACCGGCTCATGGAGATCCTCGCCCAGGTGCTGACCGGGGCGACCTATCCGGAGTCCGAAGTAGAGACCGAGCGGGCCCGCCTGGTCGACCGGATCCAGATCGCCCACTCTCAGCCGTCGCACCTGGCTCGGGTCGCACTCCTGAAGCGCATGTACGGCGATCACCCGTACGCCGTGCAGACGCCGTCCGTCGCGCAGGCCCAGGCGGTCGACCGCGACCAGTTGCTCGGTCTGCACGGCGCCCGGCTGCACCCGTTCGGCGCCCACCTGATCCTCGTCGGCGACCTGGACCCGGAGAAGGTCATCGAGGTGGCCGAGCGCAGGCTCGGCGACTGGTCCGGCAACGGCGCTCCGGTCGAGCTGCCGGCCACGCCGGCGCTCGTGCCGGGTCCGCTGCTGCTTGCCGACCGGCCGGACTCGGTGCAGTCGTCGCTGCGCATCGCGCTGCCGGCGGTGCCGCGCATGCACCCCGACCACGCCGCGTTGCAGCTGGCCAACCTGGTCTTCGGCGGGTACTTCTCCAGCCGCTGGGTGGAGAACATCCGGGAGGACAAGGGCTACACCTACGGCCCGCACTCGCTGATCGACCACTCGATCGCCGGGTCCGCCCTGCTGGTGAGCGCCGAGGTGGCCACCGAGGTGACCGCGCCCGCGTTGGTGGAGACGCTCTACGAGCTGGGCCGCATCGCCACCACCCCGGTCGAGGCGGCCGAGCTGGAGCAGGCCCGGCAGTACGCGCTGGGCACCCTGCAGCTGGGCATGTCCACCCAGAGCGGGCTCGCCGGACTGGCCAGCACGTACGCCGGCTACGGTCTGCGGCTCGACTTCCTGGCGGAGCACTCCGCGCGGCTGGCCGCGGCGTCCATCGCCGACGTCGCCGCGGCCGCCGAGAAGTATCTCGGCCCGGCCAAGGGCGTGGTGGTCGTGCTCGGTGACGCGAAGGTCGTGCAGGAGTCGTTGTCGGCGGTCGCGCCGGTGACGGTTCAGGCCGCTACGCAGGAATGA
- a CDS encoding ATP-dependent helicase encodes MSLFDSGPRFTPHELATRLGLTRPTDEQARVISAPVAPLLVVAGAGSGKTETMAARVLWLVANSHVRPEQILGLTFTRKAAGELAHRVRLRLGQLRRRMPEPGPHRGAGEPTISTYHSFAARIVAEHGLRAGFEPSARLLSQAAAWQLADEVVAAYDGDMSAVDKAKSTVTKAVLDLAAEMAEHLVGPDELSAWTGRFSAELTGLPGRVYAPVQALLATQRARLALMPMIRLYAQRKAALEAMDFGDQLSRAARVARDHPEVGAIERQRFTVVLLDEYQDTSHAQVVLLRSLFGGGHPVTAVGDPGQSIYGWRGASAGTLDRFPDDFRQAGGGPATAMALSRSFRNRQQILHVANAVSEPLRQRGARVTALRGDGRTGFVHCALTQTTQDEAEWIARRIDEIWQEVADEAERANVTAPPPTTAVLVRVRAQIEPIEQALRARGLPVEVVGLGGLLDTPEVRDVVCTLRVLADPADGASLLRMLTGPRWRIGPRDLVALHRRSRKIAADRRGDPEPVVTDRLDEAALSEALDDLGDPAAYSTHGYIRFRRYAKELAELRQHLDQPLPDLISEIERASGLEVEVLLRGGESALSRAHLDAFGDVAARFAAETEGATLSAFLAYLRAAEEEERGLAPGEVEVVEGAVQLLTAHAAKGLEWDLVAVAGLTQGVWPGKTKNSDHYLDGLGVLPFPLRGDHDGLPALAVPTGADADQKALRDAVEKFRAEWGEHDEREERRLAYVAVTRPRRWLLASGAWWGDGVRPRGPSPFLAEVAELCRQGDGIVEVWAPPPGPDETNPALGATAEIEWPQDPLGRRRPVVAAAGELVRSYLDVTGDGLSRIGRQAERKVSGFADEQAQRWGHEVELLLAERALQRRTGNVIEVPVPRQLSVSQLVMLRRDPRDLARSLRRPLPHRPNPYARRGTAFHLWLEQRFGADRLLDVDELPGSADADAADDERLAALQEAFLAGEWAERTPAEVEVPFATVLGGVVVRGRMDAVFAEPDGTYDVVDWKTGGRPAGLAATAASVQLAAYRLAWASLAGVPVAKVRAAFYYVADKVTVRPVDLLDEAGLIELIAGLPEAG; translated from the coding sequence GTGAGCCTGTTCGACTCCGGTCCCCGGTTCACCCCGCACGAGCTGGCGACCCGGCTCGGCCTCACCCGGCCCACCGACGAGCAGGCCCGGGTCATCTCGGCCCCGGTCGCACCACTGCTCGTGGTGGCGGGCGCGGGCTCGGGCAAGACCGAGACCATGGCTGCGCGCGTGCTGTGGCTGGTCGCCAACTCGCACGTGCGGCCGGAGCAGATCCTCGGCCTCACCTTCACCCGCAAGGCCGCCGGTGAGCTGGCCCATCGGGTCCGGCTGCGGCTGGGGCAGCTGCGCCGGCGCATGCCCGAACCCGGTCCGCACCGGGGCGCCGGGGAGCCCACGATCTCGACCTACCACTCGTTCGCGGCGCGCATCGTCGCCGAGCACGGGCTGCGCGCCGGATTCGAGCCCAGTGCGCGGCTGCTGTCCCAGGCCGCCGCGTGGCAGCTCGCGGACGAGGTGGTCGCGGCGTACGACGGCGACATGTCCGCGGTGGACAAGGCCAAGTCGACGGTCACCAAGGCCGTCCTCGACCTGGCCGCGGAGATGGCCGAACATCTGGTCGGCCCCGACGAGCTTTCCGCGTGGACCGGCCGTTTCTCGGCCGAGCTGACCGGCCTGCCCGGCCGCGTCTACGCCCCGGTCCAAGCTCTGCTCGCGACCCAGCGGGCGCGCCTCGCGCTCATGCCCATGATCCGCTTGTACGCACAACGCAAAGCGGCGTTGGAGGCGATGGACTTCGGCGATCAGCTGTCGAGGGCGGCGCGAGTGGCACGGGACCATCCCGAGGTCGGCGCGATCGAGCGGCAGCGGTTCACCGTGGTGCTCCTGGACGAGTACCAGGACACGAGTCACGCGCAGGTGGTGCTGCTGCGCTCGCTGTTCGGCGGCGGCCACCCCGTGACCGCGGTCGGCGATCCCGGCCAATCCATTTACGGTTGGCGCGGGGCGAGCGCGGGCACCCTGGACCGGTTCCCCGACGATTTCCGTCAGGCCGGGGGCGGTCCGGCGACCGCGATGGCGCTCAGCCGCTCGTTCCGTAACCGGCAGCAGATCCTGCACGTCGCCAACGCGGTCTCCGAGCCCCTGCGGCAGCGGGGCGCCCGGGTGACCGCGCTGCGCGGCGACGGGCGCACCGGATTCGTCCACTGTGCACTCACGCAGACCACCCAGGACGAGGCGGAGTGGATCGCGCGCCGGATCGACGAGATCTGGCAGGAGGTGGCCGACGAAGCGGAGCGGGCAAATGTGACGGCTCCGCCGCCGACCACGGCCGTCCTCGTCCGCGTACGCGCTCAGATCGAGCCGATCGAGCAGGCGCTGCGGGCCCGGGGACTGCCCGTCGAGGTGGTCGGCCTCGGCGGCCTGCTCGACACTCCCGAGGTACGCGATGTGGTCTGCACTTTGCGCGTACTGGCCGATCCGGCCGACGGCGCGTCGCTGCTGCGGATGCTGACCGGACCCCGCTGGCGGATCGGTCCCCGGGATCTCGTGGCGCTGCACCGGCGTTCCCGGAAGATCGCGGCCGACCGTCGGGGAGATCCCGAACCCGTCGTGACCGACCGGCTCGACGAGGCGGCGCTGAGTGAGGCGCTCGACGATCTCGGCGATCCGGCGGCCTACTCGACGCACGGCTACATCCGTTTCCGCCGGTACGCCAAGGAGCTGGCCGAGCTGCGGCAGCACCTCGACCAGCCGCTGCCGGACCTGATCTCGGAGATCGAACGGGCCAGCGGACTGGAGGTCGAAGTCCTCCTGCGCGGGGGCGAGTCGGCGCTGAGCCGGGCGCATCTGGACGCCTTCGGCGACGTCGCGGCCCGGTTCGCCGCCGAGACCGAGGGCGCGACGCTGTCGGCGTTCCTGGCCTACCTGCGCGCCGCCGAGGAGGAGGAACGCGGGCTCGCCCCGGGCGAGGTCGAGGTCGTCGAGGGCGCCGTCCAGCTCCTCACCGCGCACGCCGCCAAGGGGCTCGAATGGGACCTCGTCGCGGTGGCCGGGCTGACCCAGGGGGTGTGGCCGGGCAAGACCAAGAACAGCGACCACTACCTCGACGGGCTCGGCGTACTGCCGTTCCCGTTGCGTGGCGACCATGACGGTCTGCCCGCGCTCGCGGTTCCGACCGGCGCGGACGCCGACCAGAAGGCGCTCCGGGACGCGGTCGAGAAGTTCCGGGCGGAATGGGGCGAGCACGACGAACGAGAGGAACGGCGGCTGGCGTACGTGGCGGTGACCCGCCCCCGGCGCTGGTTGCTGGCCAGCGGCGCGTGGTGGGGCGACGGCGTACGCCCTCGGGGACCGTCGCCGTTCCTGGCGGAGGTCGCCGAGCTGTGCCGCCAAGGTGACGGGATCGTGGAGGTCTGGGCGCCGCCGCCCGGCCCCGACGAGACCAACCCGGCGCTGGGCGCGACGGCTGAGATCGAATGGCCGCAGGATCCCCTGGGCCGACGTCGGCCGGTGGTCGCGGCGGCGGGCGAACTCGTCCGGTCCTACCTCGACGTCACCGGGGACGGGCTGTCCCGGATCGGGCGGCAGGCCGAGCGGAAGGTGTCCGGGTTCGCCGACGAACAGGCGCAACGCTGGGGACACGAGGTCGAGCTGCTGCTCGCCGAGCGGGCGCTGCAACGGCGTACGGGCAACGTCATCGAGGTGCCCGTGCCCCGGCAGCTGTCGGTGTCGCAGCTCGTCATGCTGCGCCGGGATCCGCGGGACCTGGCCCGGTCGCTCCGGCGTCCGCTGCCGCACCGGCCCAACCCGTACGCCCGCCGCGGCACCGCCTTCCACCTCTGGCTGGAACAACGGTTCGGGGCCGATCGGCTGCTCGACGTCGACGAGCTGCCCGGGTCGGCCGACGCCGACGCGGCCGACGACGAACGGCTGGCCGCCCTGCAGGAGGCATTCCTCGCCGGCGAATGGGCCGAGCGTACGCCGGCCGAGGTCGAGGTGCCGTTCGCGACGGTCCTGGGTGGAGTGGTGGTCCGGGGCCGCATGGACGCCGTGTTCGCCGAGCCGGACGGCACCTACGACGTGGTCGACTGGAAGACCGGGGGACGCCCGGCCGGCCTGGCCGCCACCGCCGCGTCGGTGCAGCTGGCCGCGTATCGGCTGGCCTGGGCCTCGCTCGCTGGGGTGCCGGTGGCGAAGGTGCGGGCGGCGTTCTACTACGTCGCGGACAAGGTGACCGTGCGCCCGGTCGACCTGCTGGACGAGGCCGGGCTGATCGAGCTGATCGCCGGGTTGCCGGAAGCCGGATAA